The following proteins are encoded in a genomic region of Streptococcus gwangjuense:
- a CDS encoding S8 family serine peptidase — translation MKKSTVLSLTTAAVILAAYVPNEVVLADTSSSEDALSISDKEKVVDKQKENKEKHEDIHNAIETSKDTEEKKTTVIEKKEVVSKESVVNNKTNNEKATIKKEDSNQYKGDNADSSASKDTESPKKEDRLVYIAEFKDKESGEKAIKELSNLKNTKVLYTYDRIFNGSAIETTKDTLDKIKLIEGISSVERSQKVQPMMNHARKEIGVEEAIDYLKSINAPFGKNFDGRGMVISNIDTGTDYRHKAMRIDDDAKASMKFKKEDLKGTDKNFWLSDKIPHAFNYYNGGKITVEKSDDGSDYFDPHGMHIAGILAGNDTEKDIKNFNGIDGIAPNAQIFSYKMYSDAGSGFAGDETMFHAIEDSIKHNVDVVSVSSGFTGTGLVGEKYWQAIRALRKAGIPMVVATGNYATSASSSSWDLVANNNLKMTDTGNVTRTAAHEDAIAVASAKNQTVEFDKVKIGGESFKYRNIGAFFDKNKIITNEDGSKAPSKLKFVYIGKGQDQDLIGLDLKGKIAVMDRIYTKDLKNAFKRATDKGARAIMVVNTVNYYNRDNWTELPAMGYEEDEGTTSQVFSISGDDGVKLWNMINPDKKTKVKRNNKEDFKDKLEQYYPIDMASYNSNKPNVGDEKEIDFKFASDTDKELYKEDIIVPAGSTSWGPRTDLLLKPDVSAPGKNIKSTLNVINGKSTYGYMSGTSMATPIVAASTVLIRPKLKEMLERPVLKNLKGDDKIDLTSLTKIALQNTARPMMDATSWKEKSQYFASPRQQGAGLINVANALRNEVVATFKNTDSKGLVNSYGSISLKEIKGDKKYFTIKLHNTSNRPLTFKVSASTVTTDTLTDRLKLDETYKDEKSPDGKQIVPEIHPEKVKGANITFEHDTFTISPNSSFDLNAVINVGEAKNKNKFVESFIHFESVEEMEALNSNGKKTNFQPSLSMPLMGFAGNWNKEPILDKWAWEEGSKSKTMEGYDDDGKPKIPGTLNKGIGGEHGIDKFNPAGVIQNRKDKNTTSLDQNPELFAFNNEGINAPSSSGSKIAKIYPLDSNGNPQDAQLERGLTPSPLVLRSAEEGLISIVNTNKEGENQIDLKVISREHFIKGILNSKRNDAKGIKSSKLKVWGDLKWDGLIYNPRGREENAPESKDTKDPATKIRGQFEPIAEGQYFYKFKYRLTKDYPWQVSYIPVKIDNTAPKIVSIDFSNPEKIKLITKDTYHKVKEQYKNETLFARDQKEHPEKFDEIANEVWYAGAALVNEDGDVEKNLEVTYAGEGQGRNRKLDKDGNTIYEIKGAGDLRGKIIEVIALDGSSNFTKIHRIKFADHADEKGMISYYLVDPDQDSSKYQKLGEISESKFKNLENRKEDSLKKDTTEVKNHQGNEESIEEKSSFTINKAISTIRDFESKDLKKLIKKKFREVDDFTSETGKRTEEYDYKYDDKGNIIAYDDGSALEYETEKLDEIKSKIYGVLSPSKDGHFEILGKISNVSKNAKVYYGNNYKSIEIKTTKYDSHSKTMTFDLYANVNDIVDGLAFAGDMRFFVKDDDQIKAETKIRMPEKNKETKTEYPYASSYGNVIELGEGDLSKNKPTNLTEMETGKIYSDSEKQQYLLKDNIILRKGYALKVTTYNPGKTDMLEGNGVYSQEDIAKIQKANPNLRVLSEKIIYTDSRNVEDGRSTQSVLMSALDGFNIVRYQVFRFKMNAKGEAIDKDGNLVTDSSKLVLFGKDDKEYTGEDKSNVEAIKEDGSTLFIDAKPVNLSMDKNYFNPSKSNKIYVRNPEFYLRGKISDKGGFNWELRVNESVVDNYLIYGDLHIDNTRDFNIKLNVKDGDIMDWGMKDYKANGFPDKVTDMDGNVYLRTGYSDLNAKAVGVHYQFLYDNVKPEVKIDPKGNTSIEYADGKSVVFNINDKRNNGFDGEIQEQHIYVNGKEYKSFADIKQIADKTLNIKIVVKDFARNTTVKEFILNKDTGEVSELNPHMVTVTIQNGKEMSSTIVAEEDFILPVYKGELEEGYQFDGWEISGLEGKKDTGYVLNLSKDTLIKPVFKKIEEKKEEENKPTFDVSKKKDKPQVNPSQLNQSHRREDLQRANHSQKSDSTKDVTTTVLDKNFENKKEVYLNKQANIANKHTNIDSKSDTNHSDRLPKTGTVRAVLTPFIAGILFIVGALLGLKKKDQD, via the coding sequence ATGAAAAAAAGTACAGTATTGTCACTAACCACAGCTGCAGTTATTTTAGCAGCATATGTCCCTAATGAGGTAGTCTTAGCAGATACATCTAGTTCTGAAGATGCTTTAAGTATCTCTGATAAAGAAAAAGTAGTAGATAAACAAAAAGAAAACAAAGAAAAACATGAAGATATTCATAATGCTATAGAAACTTCAAAGGATACTGAAGAGAAGAAAACAACAGTTATTGAGAAAAAAGAAGTTGTTAGTAAAGAATCTGTGGTAAACAATAAAACTAACAATGAAAAAGCAACAATCAAAAAAGAAGATTCCAATCAATACAAAGGAGATAATGCAGACTCGTCTGCAAGTAAAGACACGGAAAGTCCCAAAAAAGAAGATAGACTTGTCTATATTGCTGAATTTAAAGATAAAGAATCTGGAGAAAAAGCAATCAAGGAACTATCAAATCTTAAGAATACAAAAGTTTTATATACTTATGATAGAATTTTTAACGGTAGCGCTATTGAAACAACCAAAGATACTCTGGACAAAATTAAACTAATAGAAGGTATTTCATCGGTTGAAAGGTCACAAAAAGTCCAACCTATGATGAATCATGCTAGAAAAGAAATTGGAGTTGAAGAGGCAATCGATTACCTAAAATCTATCAATGCACCATTTGGGAAAAACTTTGATGGTAGAGGTATGGTCATTTCAAATATCGATACAGGGACAGATTATAGGCATAAGGCTATGAGAATCGATGATGATGCCAAAGCCTCAATGAAATTTAAAAAAGAAGACTTAAAAGGTACTGATAAAAATTTCTGGTTGAGCGATAAAATTCCTCATGCTTTCAATTATTATAATGGTGGTAAAATTACTGTAGAAAAATCTGATGATGGAAGCGATTATTTTGATCCACATGGGATGCATATTGCAGGAATTCTTGCGGGAAATGATACTGAAAAAGATATCAAAAACTTTAACGGAATAGATGGAATTGCTCCTAATGCACAGATCTTCTCTTATAAAATGTACTCTGACGCAGGATCTGGCTTCGCAGGGGATGAAACAATGTTTCATGCTATTGAAGATTCAATCAAACACAATGTTGATGTTGTTTCGGTATCATCTGGCTTTACAGGAACAGGTCTTGTAGGTGAGAAATATTGGCAAGCTATTAGAGCATTAAGAAAAGCAGGCATTCCAATGGTTGTAGCTACGGGTAACTATGCAACTTCTGCTTCAAGTTCTTCATGGGATTTAGTGGCAAATAATAATCTGAAAATGACCGACACTGGAAATGTAACACGAACTGCAGCACATGAAGATGCGATAGCAGTTGCTTCTGCTAAAAATCAAACAGTTGAGTTTGATAAAGTTAAGATTGGAGGAGAAAGTTTTAAATACAGAAATATAGGGGCCTTTTTCGATAAGAATAAAATCATAACAAACGAAGATGGTTCAAAAGCTCCTAGTAAATTGAAATTTGTATATATAGGCAAAGGTCAAGACCAAGATTTGATCGGTTTGGATCTTAAGGGCAAAATTGCAGTAATGGATAGAATTTATACAAAGGATTTAAAAAATGCTTTTAAACGAGCAACGGATAAGGGCGCACGCGCCATTATGGTTGTAAATACTGTAAATTACTACAATAGAGATAATTGGACAGAGCTTCCAGCTATGGGATATGAGGAGGATGAAGGAACTACTAGTCAAGTTTTCTCAATTTCAGGTGATGATGGTGTAAAGTTATGGAACATGATTAACCCTGATAAGAAAACTAAAGTCAAAAGAAATAATAAAGAAGATTTTAAAGATAAATTGGAGCAATACTATCCAATTGATATGGCAAGCTATAATTCTAATAAACCAAATGTAGGTGACGAAAAAGAGATTGACTTTAAGTTTGCATCTGACACAGACAAAGAACTGTATAAAGAAGATATCATAGTTCCAGCAGGATCCACATCTTGGGGACCGAGAACAGATTTACTTTTAAAACCCGATGTTTCAGCACCTGGTAAAAACATTAAATCCACTCTCAATGTCATTAATGGGAAATCAACTTATGGTTATATGTCAGGGACTAGTATGGCAACTCCAATCGTAGCAGCTTCTACTGTTTTGATTAGACCAAAGTTAAAGGAAATGCTTGAAAGACCCGTATTGAAAAATCTTAAGGGAGATGACAAAATAGATCTTACAAGTCTTACAAAAATAGCCCTACAAAATACTGCACGCCCTATGATGGATGCGACTTCTTGGAAAGAAAAAAGTCAATACTTTGCATCACCTAGACAACAGGGGGCAGGCTTAATTAATGTTGCCAATGCTTTGAGAAATGAAGTTGTAGCGACTTTCAAAAACACAGATTCTAAAGGTTTAGTAAACTCTTATGGTTCTATTTCTCTTAAAGAAATAAAAGGAGATAAAAAATATTTTACAATTAAGCTTCACAATACATCAAACAGACCTTTGACCTTTAAAGTTTCAGCATCAACCGTAACTACAGATACTCTAACTGACAGACTCAAACTGGATGAAACATATAAAGATGAAAAATCTCCAGATGGGAAGCAAATTGTTCCAGAAATTCACCCAGAAAAAGTCAAAGGAGCAAATATCACATTTGAGCATGATACTTTCACCATAAGCCCAAATTCTAGCTTTGATTTAAATGCGGTTATAAACGTTGGAGAAGCTAAAAATAAAAATAAATTTGTAGAATCATTTATTCATTTTGAGTCAGTGGAAGAAATGGAAGCTCTAAACTCCAATGGGAAGAAAACAAATTTCCAACCTTCTTTATCGATGCCTCTAATGGGATTTGCTGGGAATTGGAACAAAGAGCCAATCCTTGATAAATGGGCCTGGGAAGAAGGGTCAAAATCAAAAACAATGGAAGGTTATGATGATGATGGCAAACCGAAAATTCCAGGAACCTTAAATAAGGGGATTGGTGGAGAACATGGTATAGATAAATTTAATCCAGCAGGAGTTATACAAAATAGAAAAGATAAAAATACAACATCCCTAGATCAAAATCCAGAATTATTTGCTTTCAATAACGAAGGAATCAACGCACCATCATCAAGTGGTTCTAAGATTGCTAAAATTTATCCTTTAGATTCAAATGGAAATCCTCAAGATGCTCAACTTGAGAGAGGATTAACGCCTTCTCCCCTTGTATTAAGAAGTGCAGAAGAAGGATTGATTTCAATAGTAAATACAAATAAAGAGGGAGAAAATCAAATCGACTTAAAAGTCATTTCGAGAGAACACTTTATTAAAGGAATTTTAAACTCTAAAAGAAATGATGCAAAGGGAATCAAATCTTCTAAACTAAAAGTTTGGGGTGACTTGAAATGGGATGGACTCATTTATAACCCTAGAGGTAGAGAAGAAAATGCACCAGAAAGCAAGGATACCAAAGATCCTGCTACTAAGATAAGAGGTCAATTTGAACCAATTGCAGAAGGTCAATATTTCTATAAATTTAAATATAGATTAACTAAAGATTACCCATGGCAGGTTTCCTATATTCCTGTAAAAATTGATAACACAGCTCCTAAGATTGTTTCGATTGATTTTTCAAATCCTGAAAAAATTAAGCTGATCACAAAGGATACTTATCACAAGGTAAAAGAGCAATACAAGAATGAAACTTTATTTGCAAGAGATCAGAAAGAACATCCTGAAAAATTTGACGAGATTGCCAACGAAGTTTGGTATGCAGGAGCTGCTCTGGTTAATGAAGATGGAGATGTTGAGAAAAATCTTGAAGTAACTTATGCAGGTGAGGGTCAAGGAAGAAATAGAAAACTTGACAAAGACGGAAATACCATTTATGAAATTAAAGGTGCAGGAGATTTAAGAGGAAAAATCATTGAAGTCATTGCATTAGATGGCTCTAGCAATTTCACAAAGATTCATAGAATTAAATTTGCTGATCATGCTGATGAAAAGGGGATGATTTCTTATTATCTAGTAGATCCTGATCAAGATTCATCTAAATACCAAAAACTTGGGGAGATTTCTGAATCTAAATTTAAAAATTTAGAAAATAGAAAAGAGGATAGTCTTAAAAAAGATACAACTGAGGTAAAAAATCATCAAGGAAATGAAGAGTCTATCGAAGAAAAATCTAGCTTTACTATCAATAAAGCCATTTCAACAATTAGAGATTTTGAAAGCAAAGACTTAAAAAAACTCATTAAAAAGAAATTTAGAGAAGTTGATGACTTTACAAGTGAAACTGGTAAGAGGACAGAAGAATACGATTATAAATACGATGATAAGGGAAATATCATTGCTTATGACGATGGTAGTGCCTTAGAATACGAAACTGAAAAACTTGACGAAATTAAATCAAAAATTTATGGTGTTCTAAGCCCGTCTAAAGATGGACACTTTGAAATTCTTGGAAAGATAAGTAATGTTTCTAAAAATGCCAAGGTATATTATGGAAATAACTATAAATCGATAGAAATCAAAACGACCAAGTATGATTCGCATTCAAAAACGATGACATTTGATTTATACGCTAATGTTAATGATATTGTGGATGGTTTAGCTTTTGCAGGAGATATGAGATTCTTTGTTAAAGATGATGATCAGATAAAAGCTGAGACTAAAATTAGAATGCCTGAAAAAAATAAGGAAACTAAAACGGAATATCCCTATGCATCAAGTTATGGGAATGTAATAGAATTAGGAGAAGGAGATCTTTCAAAAAATAAACCAACCAATTTAACGGAAATGGAAACAGGGAAGATCTATTCTGATTCAGAAAAACAACAATATCTGTTAAAGGATAACATCATTCTAAGAAAAGGCTATGCACTAAAAGTGACTACCTATAATCCTGGAAAAACGGACATGTTAGAAGGAAATGGAGTCTATAGCCAGGAAGATATAGCAAAAATCCAAAAGGCCAATCCTAATCTAAGAGTTTTATCAGAAAAAATAATTTATACTGATAGTAGAAATGTTGAAGATGGAAGAAGTACTCAATCCGTATTAATGTCGGCTTTGGACGGCTTTAACATTGTAAGGTATCAAGTGTTTAGATTTAAAATGAACGCTAAAGGGGAGGCAATCGATAAAGATGGAAATCTTGTAACAGATTCTTCTAAACTGGTATTATTTGGTAAAGATGATAAAGAGTACACAGGAGAGGATAAATCCAATGTAGAAGCTATAAAAGAAGATGGCTCTACGTTATTTATTGATGCAAAACCAGTAAATCTTTCAATGGACAAGAACTACTTTAATCCATCTAAATCTAATAAAATTTATGTACGAAATCCAGAATTCTATTTAAGAGGTAAGATTTCTGATAAGGGTGGTTTCAACTGGGAGTTGAGAGTTAATGAATCAGTTGTAGATAATTATTTAATCTATGGAGATTTACACATTGATAACACTAGAGATTTTAACATTAAGCTTAATGTTAAAGACGGTGACATCATGGACTGGGGAATGAAAGACTATAAAGCAAATGGATTTCCAGATAAGGTAACAGACATGGATGGAAATGTTTATCTTCGAACTGGATATAGCGATTTGAATGCGAAAGCGGTTGGAGTACACTATCAATTTTTATATGATAATGTTAAACCAGAAGTAAAGATTGATCCTAAGGGAAATACTAGTATCGAATATGCTGATGGAAAATCTGTAGTCTTTAATATCAATGATAAAAGAAATAATGGATTCGATGGTGAGATTCAAGAACAACATATTTATGTAAATGGAAAAGAATATAAATCATTTGCTGATATTAAACAAATAGCAGATAAGACACTAAACATTAAGATAGTTGTAAAAGATTTTGCAAGAAATACAACCGTAAAAGAATTCATTTTAAACAAAGATACGGGAGAGGTAAGCGAACTAAATCCTCATATGGTAACTGTAACCATTCAAAATGGAAAAGAAATGAGTTCAACGATAGTGGCGGAAGAAGATTTCATTTTACCTGTCTATAAGGGTGAATTAGAAGAAGGCTATCAATTTGATGGTTGGGAAATTTCTGGTTTAGAAGGAAAAAAAGACACTGGCTATGTTCTTAATTTATCAAAAGATACCCTTATAAAACCTGTATTTAAGAAAATAGAGGAGAAAAAGGAGGAGGAAAATAAACCTACTTTTGATGTATCCAAAAAGAAAGATAAGCCACAGGTAAATCCTAGTCAATTAAATCAAAGTCATAGAAGAGAGGACTTACAAAGAGCAAATCATTCACAAAAATCTGATTCAACTAAGGATGTTACAACTACAGTTCTTGATAAAAACTTTGAAAATAAGAAGGAAGTCTATCTTAATAAACAAGCGAACATAGCTAATAAACATACTAACATTGATAGTAAGTCGGATACTAACCATTCTGATAGGTTGCCAAAAACCGGAACAGTTAGAGCAGTTCTTACACCATTCATTGCTGGAATATTGTTTATAGTAGGAGCACTTCTTGGATTGAAGAAAAAAGATCAAGATTAA
- a CDS encoding DUF6287 domain-containing protein yields MTKKHFEEKNGPKSTVSKVVKGTSPSKIRGKFFKIKVYIGIAISLLVVAILASLFLFSPNAKRESTEAISSVAKKENTSQEATDASKASEIKKKKEEEIQKLKEQLASLDSKVAESEKLVDKLKEETAVPKLDIEALRNNDLSSLKGTWRTASGKEFVINDSINESSEIYAIGYRDGQKFEYTVELDNSYSHLKNRSSDSKFKEVESLSAHTKGSVAGGFVVVAVPSGVVMQPGDDGKLTDKSNHDEERLFAGQQYEAMLSRPEDVYYRVKPDTSKLEEEEKHLAQLQAEREAIKTSLESKEKKNTN; encoded by the coding sequence ATGACTAAGAAACATTTTGAAGAGAAAAATGGTCCGAAATCAACTGTATCGAAGGTAGTGAAAGGAACTTCTCCATCTAAGATTAGGGGCAAGTTTTTTAAAATAAAAGTCTATATTGGCATTGCCATTAGTCTCTTGGTCGTTGCAATCCTAGCAAGCCTCTTCTTATTCTCACCTAACGCAAAGAGAGAGTCAACTGAAGCAATTTCTTCAGTTGCCAAAAAAGAGAACACAAGTCAAGAAGCGACAGATGCTTCGAAAGCATCCGAGATTAAGAAGAAGAAAGAAGAGGAAATTCAAAAACTCAAGGAACAGTTAGCTAGTTTAGATAGCAAAGTAGCTGAGTCAGAGAAGTTAGTGGATAAGCTAAAAGAAGAAACTGCTGTTCCGAAACTGGATATTGAAGCACTAAGAAATAACGATTTATCTAGTTTGAAAGGTACATGGCGTACAGCTTCGGGTAAAGAATTTGTTATTAATGACTCTATTAATGAGTCTAGTGAAATATATGCAATTGGCTATAGAGATGGTCAAAAATTTGAATATACTGTTGAATTGGACAACAGTTACTCTCATCTGAAAAATCGAAGTTCAGATTCCAAATTTAAAGAAGTTGAAAGTCTAAGTGCACACACTAAAGGTTCTGTCGCAGGAGGATTTGTGGTAGTTGCTGTACCAAGTGGAGTTGTCATGCAACCTGGTGATGATGGAAAACTGACAGATAAAAGCAATCATGACGAGGAGAGACTGTTTGCAGGACAGCAGTATGAAGCGATGTTGTCGAGACCAGAAGATGTTTATTATCGTGTAAAACCAGATACTAGTAAACTTGAGGAAGAAGAGAAACATTTAGCTCAACTACAGGCTGAACGAGAAGCAATCAAAACTTCTCTAGAATCTAAGGAAAAGAAAAATACGAACTAG
- a CDS encoding N-acetylmuramoyl-L-alanine amidase has product MKKVLLASAVALSILGYTQTTAQAQENKAEVVRENVTIPHSSTSKIENQEKSKEKVEKTDNSSKIDDKEEKIEKKNPATEEKKSEVKKEEKVEKVKEGWQEENNNWRFYEHNKPVTNWKKIQGKWYYFNKDGHRLSNTTFDSYVFNKDGVMAENGWNFINGKWYFANSSGKISQNKWEKIGGAWYYFDKDGIMLSNTTINSYLLTNSGAMAENKWVLIDKHWYFANSSGKISQNKWEKIAGSWYYFDKDGIMLSNTTIDSYLLTNSGAMAENKWVLIDKHWYFANSSGKISQNKWEKIAGSWYYFDKDGIMLSNTTINSYLLTNSGAMAENKWVLIDKHWYFANSSGKISQNKWEKINGVWYYFDKIGIMSSNQWQGNYYLKSSGAMADNEWIFDKNYNSWFFLKRGGMYASKEWIGAYYLKAGGYMAKKEWIYDDTYKAHYYLDDNGHYVSGTYKIDGKDHLFHKNGQWISEVSKEVGFVKGQYSKTIFLDPGHGGRDSGAYYYNVAEKDLNMQVYRKLRKKLEELGYKVLTSRDSDIDVDFVTERSRMVNKTNSDIFISIHFNATGSPYSRASGIQTYSYSDDPDYPSKINPYWHNHPDRMSESKRLAAAIHSSLLAETGAKDAGLLERSFAVLRETAKPAVLLELGYIDNFAENQQIRDSHYQDKLVAGIVKGIQKYYAGK; this is encoded by the coding sequence ATGAAAAAGGTTTTACTTGCTAGTGCAGTTGCCTTATCTATTTTAGGATACACTCAAACAACTGCCCAAGCTCAAGAAAATAAAGCAGAGGTAGTACGAGAAAATGTGACAATTCCTCATTCAAGTACTTCAAAAATCGAAAACCAAGAAAAATCGAAAGAGAAGGTCGAAAAAACAGACAATTCTTCTAAAATTGATGATAAAGAAGAAAAAATAGAGAAAAAAAATCCTGCTACAGAAGAGAAGAAGTCTGAAGTAAAAAAAGAAGAAAAAGTTGAAAAAGTCAAAGAAGGTTGGCAGGAAGAAAATAATAACTGGCGCTTTTACGAACACAACAAACCTGTTACCAACTGGAAAAAAATCCAAGGAAAGTGGTACTACTTCAATAAAGATGGCCATCGACTAAGCAATACAACCTTTGATAGTTATGTTTTCAATAAAGATGGAGTGATGGCTGAAAACGGTTGGAACTTTATCAATGGAAAATGGTACTTCGCTAATTCTTCTGGAAAAATTTCTCAGAATAAATGGGAGAAAATTGGTGGTGCTTGGTATTACTTTGACAAAGATGGAATCATGCTTAGTAATACAACCATTAACAGCTACTTGCTGACAAATAGTGGAGCCATGGCTGAAAACAAATGGGTTCTCATTGATAAACATTGGTACTTCGCTAATTCTTCTGGAAAAATTTCTCAAAATAAATGGGAAAAAATTGCTGGGTCTTGGTATTACTTCGACAAAGATGGAATCATGCTCAGTAATACAACCATTGACAGCTACTTGCTGACAAATAGTGGAGCCATGGCTGAAAACAAATGGGTTCTCATTGATAAACATTGGTACTTCGCTAATTCTTCTGGAAAAATTTCTCAAAATAAATGGGAAAAAATTGCTGGGTCTTGGTATTACTTCGACAAAGATGGAATCATGCTCAGTAATACAACCATTAACAGCTACTTGCTGACAAATAGTGGAGCCATGGCTGAAAACAAATGGGTTCTCATTGATAAACATTGGTACTTCGCTAATTCTTCTGGAAAAATTTCTCAGAATAAATGGGAGAAAATTAATGGAGTTTGGTACTATTTTGACAAAATAGGTATTATGTCTAGTAACCAATGGCAAGGTAATTATTATTTAAAATCAAGTGGAGCCATGGCTGATAATGAATGGATATTTGATAAAAACTATAACAGCTGGTTCTTTTTGAAGCGTGGTGGAATGTATGCATCAAAAGAATGGATTGGAGCTTACTATCTCAAAGCTGGTGGTTATATGGCTAAAAAAGAGTGGATTTACGACGACACTTATAAGGCTCACTACTACTTAGATGATAATGGACATTATGTTTCCGGAACTTACAAAATTGACGGTAAAGACCATCTATTCCACAAAAATGGTCAATGGATTTCTGAGGTCTCAAAAGAAGTTGGTTTTGTAAAAGGCCAATACAGTAAAACCATCTTTTTAGATCCAGGACATGGTGGAAGAGACTCAGGTGCATACTATTACAATGTTGCTGAAAAAGACCTCAACATGCAGGTGTATCGTAAATTACGCAAAAAATTAGAAGAACTTGGCTACAAAGTTCTTACTTCACGTGATAGTGATATTGATGTAGATTTTGTTACAGAACGTTCTCGTATGGTTAACAAGACTAACTCTGATATCTTTATTAGTATTCATTTCAATGCGACTGGTAGCCCGTACTCTAGAGCTAGCGGTATTCAAACCTATTCCTATAGTGATGATCCTGATTATCCAAGTAAAATCAACCCATACTGGCATAACCATCCTGACCGTATGAGTGAGAGCAAGCGCCTCGCAGCAGCTATCCATTCTTCATTGTTAGCTGAGACTGGTGCTAAAGATGCTGGTTTATTGGAAAGAAGCTTTGCCGTTCTTCGAGAAACCGCTAAACCAGCCGTCCTCCTAGAGCTAGGTTATATAGATAATTTCGCTGAAAATCAACAGATTCGAGATAGCCACTATCAAGATAAGCTTGTAGCAGGTATCGTGAAAGGAATTCAAAAATATTACGCTGGTAAGTAA
- a CDS encoding LysR family transcriptional regulator, which produces MRIQQLHYIIKIVETGSMNEAAKQLFITQPSLSNAVRDLENEMGIEIFIRNPKGITLTRDGMEFLSYARQVVEQTQLLEERYKNPVAHRELFSVSSQHYAFVVNAFVSLLKKSDMEKYELFLRETRTWEIIDDVKNFRSEVGVLFFNSYNRDVLTKMLDDNHLLAHHLFTAQPHIFVSKSNPLAKKDKVKLEDLENFPYLSYDQGTHNSFYFSEEILSQEYHKKSIVVSDRATLFNLLIGLDGYTIATGILNSNLNGDNIVSIPLDIDDPIELVYIQHEKTSLSKMGERFIDYLLEEVQFDS; this is translated from the coding sequence ATGAGAATTCAACAATTACACTATATTATCAAAATCGTCGAAACTGGCTCCATGAATGAGGCAGCCAAGCAACTCTTTATCACTCAACCCAGTCTTTCCAACGCTGTGAGAGATTTGGAAAATGAGATGGGCATTGAGATCTTTATCCGCAATCCCAAGGGTATCACCTTGACCCGTGATGGGATGGAGTTTCTCTCCTATGCCCGTCAAGTTGTCGAGCAAACTCAGCTTCTAGAAGAACGCTATAAAAATCCTGTTGCCCACCGCGAACTATTTAGCGTTTCCTCCCAACACTATGCCTTTGTGGTCAATGCCTTTGTTTCTCTACTCAAGAAAAGTGATATGGAGAAATACGAGCTCTTCCTTCGTGAAACTCGTACTTGGGAAATTATCGACGACGTCAAGAACTTCCGTAGTGAGGTCGGTGTCCTATTTTTTAACAGCTACAACCGTGATGTTTTAACCAAAATGCTGGATGACAACCACCTGCTGGCTCACCATCTCTTTACAGCTCAGCCTCATATCTTTGTCAGCAAGAGCAATCCTCTGGCCAAGAAAGACAAGGTGAAACTGGAAGATTTAGAAAACTTCCCTTACCTCAGCTATGACCAAGGAACTCATAACTCCTTCTACTTTTCAGAAGAGATTCTCTCGCAGGAATACCACAAAAAATCTATCGTAGTCAGCGACCGTGCTACCCTCTTTAATCTCTTGATTGGTTTGGATGGTTATACCATTGCGACAGGGATTTTGAACAGCAACCTCAACGGAGACAATATCGTTTCTATCCCACTGGATATTGATGACCCAATTGAGTTGGTCTATATCCAACATGAAAAAACCAGCCTATCCAAGATGGGCGAACGCTTTATCGACTATCTACTAGAAGAAGTTCAGTTTGATAGTTGA
- a CDS encoding QVPTGV class sortase B protein-sorting domain-containing protein: MDGIIGTLEFYAPVLVLGVVVIGIVYFMKKRNDRK; this comes from the coding sequence ATGGACGGAATTATTGGAACACTAGAATTCTATGCACCTGTACTGGTCTTAGGAGTTGTTGTCATAGGAATTGTTTACTTTATGAAAAAAAGAAACGATCGCAAATAA